In a single window of the Elaeis guineensis isolate ETL-2024a chromosome 6, EG11, whole genome shotgun sequence genome:
- the LOC114914306 gene encoding uncharacterized protein isoform X3 — MTDYAQEQEMEIEALQAILMDDIQEIDSSESGLSRINRCFQIMLSPQDDDVDESNYTPVKLALIFSHTEKYPDEPPLLNLKSVRGIKPEDLSVLKEKLQKEVAQNLGMAMVYTLVTSAKDWLSENFGREVVVEESEETDTTKDDIIVPHGEPVTIDTFLAWRERFEAELALERANLIPEYALTAPKEKKLTGRQWFESGRHTAKGVAAVAEESEEEEEDIDLDDDFEGDPFFPEVSSMMKKICWSIIWQRGLINYQRDPESKQDHKHAMSEFGPEMVSPHEPAFQILINQSEFNSSHLRRNG; from the exons ATGACCG ACTACGCTCAGGAGCAGGAGATGGAAATCGAAGCGCTCCAAGCCATCCTGATGGATGACATCCAAG AGATCGATTCCAGTGAGAGTGGGCTGAGCAGAATCAATCGGTGCTTCCAAATTATGCTGTCTCCACAG GATGATGATGTGGATGAGTCAAATTATACTCCAG TTAAATTGGCTTTGATATTCTCTCATACTGAAAAGTATCCAGATGAACCCCCACTTCTGAATCTTAAAAG TGTACGAGGAATTAAACCGGAAGATCTTTCAGTACTAAAAGAAAAGCTCCAGAAAGAG GTGGCTCAGAATCTTGGCATGGCAATGGTTTATACACTCGTCACATCAGCTAAAGATTGGTTGAGTGAAAATTTTGGGCGTGAGGTCGTAGTTGAGGAATCTGAAGAAACTGATACAACTAAAGATGAT ATAATTGTTCCTCACGGAGAACCAGTTACTATTGATACTTTTCTTGCTTGGAGAGAACGATTTGAAGCTGAATTAGCACTAGAGCGAGCCAA TCTAATTCCAGAGTATGCACTTACAGCCCCCAAGGAGAAAAAGCTTACGGGAAGGCAGTGGTTTGAGAGTGGAAGACATACAGCG AAAGGTGTGGCTGCAGTTGCTGAAGAgtctgaggaggaggaggaggacatCGACCTTGATGATGACTTTGAAGGTGATCCTTTCTTTCCTGAAGTGTCATCT ATGATGAAGAAGATATGCTGGAGCATTATTTGGCAGAGAGGTCTGATAAATTATCAGAGGGACCCAGAAAGTAAACAGGATCACAAACATGCTATGTCTGAGTTTGGGCCTGAAATG GTTTCCCCACATGAACCAGCTTTTCAGATTTTGATCAACCAGAGTGAGTTCAATTCCAGTCATCTTAGAAGGAACGGGTAG
- the LOC114914306 gene encoding uncharacterized protein isoform X9 has translation MTDYAQEQEMEIEALQAILMDDIQEIDSSESGLSRINRCFQIMLSPQDDDVDESNYTPVKLALIFSHTEKYPDEPPLLNLKSVRGIKPEDLSVLKEKLQKEVAQNLGMAMVYTLVTSAKDWLSENFGREVVVEESEETDTTKDDIIVPHGEPVTIDTFLAWRERFEAELALERAKKVWLQLLKSLRRRRRTSTLMMTLKMMKKICWSIIWQRGLINYQRDPESKQDHKHAMSEFGPEMLRFPHMNQLFRF, from the exons ATGACCG ACTACGCTCAGGAGCAGGAGATGGAAATCGAAGCGCTCCAAGCCATCCTGATGGATGACATCCAAG AGATCGATTCCAGTGAGAGTGGGCTGAGCAGAATCAATCGGTGCTTCCAAATTATGCTGTCTCCACAG GATGATGATGTGGATGAGTCAAATTATACTCCAG TTAAATTGGCTTTGATATTCTCTCATACTGAAAAGTATCCAGATGAACCCCCACTTCTGAATCTTAAAAG TGTACGAGGAATTAAACCGGAAGATCTTTCAGTACTAAAAGAAAAGCTCCAGAAAGAG GTGGCTCAGAATCTTGGCATGGCAATGGTTTATACACTCGTCACATCAGCTAAAGATTGGTTGAGTGAAAATTTTGGGCGTGAGGTCGTAGTTGAGGAATCTGAAGAAACTGATACAACTAAAGATGAT ATAATTGTTCCTCACGGAGAACCAGTTACTATTGATACTTTTCTTGCTTGGAGAGAACGATTTGAAGCTGAATTAGCACTAGAGCGAGCCAA AAAGGTGTGGCTGCAGTTGCTGAAGAgtctgaggaggaggaggaggacatCGACCTTGATGATGACTTTGAAG ATGATGAAGAAGATATGCTGGAGCATTATTTGGCAGAGAGGTCTGATAAATTATCAGAGGGACCCAGAAAGTAAACAGGATCACAAACATGCTATGTCTGAGTTTGGGCCTGAAATG CTAAGGTTTCCCCACATGAACCAGCTTTTCAGATTTTGA
- the LOC114914306 gene encoding uncharacterized protein isoform X7, giving the protein MTDYAQEQEMEIEALQAILMDDIQEIDSSESGLSRINRCFQIMLSPQDDDVDESNYTPVKLALIFSHTEKYPDEPPLLNLKSVRGIKPEDLSVLKEKLQKEVAQNLGMAMVYTLVTSAKDWLSENFGREVVVEESEETDTTKDDPPRRKSLREGSGLRVEDIQRKVWLQLLKSLRRRRRTSTLMMTLKMMKKICWSIIWQRGLINYQRDPESKQDHKHAMSEFGPEMVSPHEPAFQILINQSEFNSSHLRRNG; this is encoded by the exons ATGACCG ACTACGCTCAGGAGCAGGAGATGGAAATCGAAGCGCTCCAAGCCATCCTGATGGATGACATCCAAG AGATCGATTCCAGTGAGAGTGGGCTGAGCAGAATCAATCGGTGCTTCCAAATTATGCTGTCTCCACAG GATGATGATGTGGATGAGTCAAATTATACTCCAG TTAAATTGGCTTTGATATTCTCTCATACTGAAAAGTATCCAGATGAACCCCCACTTCTGAATCTTAAAAG TGTACGAGGAATTAAACCGGAAGATCTTTCAGTACTAAAAGAAAAGCTCCAGAAAGAG GTGGCTCAGAATCTTGGCATGGCAATGGTTTATACACTCGTCACATCAGCTAAAGATTGGTTGAGTGAAAATTTTGGGCGTGAGGTCGTAGTTGAGGAATCTGAAGAAACTGATACAACTAAAGATGAT CCCCCAAGGAGAAAAAGCTTACGGGAAGGCAGTGGTTTGAGAGTGGAAGACATACAGCG AAAGGTGTGGCTGCAGTTGCTGAAGAgtctgaggaggaggaggaggacatCGACCTTGATGATGACTTTGAAG ATGATGAAGAAGATATGCTGGAGCATTATTTGGCAGAGAGGTCTGATAAATTATCAGAGGGACCCAGAAAGTAAACAGGATCACAAACATGCTATGTCTGAGTTTGGGCCTGAAATG GTTTCCCCACATGAACCAGCTTTTCAGATTTTGATCAACCAGAGTGAGTTCAATTCCAGTCATCTTAGAAGGAACGGGTAG
- the LOC114914306 gene encoding uncharacterized protein isoform X5 — protein sequence MTDYAQEQEMEIEALQAILMDDIQEIDSSESGLSRINRCFQIMLSPQDDDVDESNYTPVKLALIFSHTEKYPDEPPLLNLKSVRGIKPEDLSVLKEKLQKEVAQNLGMAMVYTLVTSAKDWLSENFGREVVVEESEETDTTKDDIIVPHGEPVTIDTFLAWRERFEAELALERANLIPEYALTAPKEKKLTGRQWFESGRHTAKGVAAVAEESEEEEEDIDLDDDFEGDPFFPEVSSMMKKICWSIIWQRGLINYQRDPESKQDHKHAMSEFGPEMLFRF from the exons ATGACCG ACTACGCTCAGGAGCAGGAGATGGAAATCGAAGCGCTCCAAGCCATCCTGATGGATGACATCCAAG AGATCGATTCCAGTGAGAGTGGGCTGAGCAGAATCAATCGGTGCTTCCAAATTATGCTGTCTCCACAG GATGATGATGTGGATGAGTCAAATTATACTCCAG TTAAATTGGCTTTGATATTCTCTCATACTGAAAAGTATCCAGATGAACCCCCACTTCTGAATCTTAAAAG TGTACGAGGAATTAAACCGGAAGATCTTTCAGTACTAAAAGAAAAGCTCCAGAAAGAG GTGGCTCAGAATCTTGGCATGGCAATGGTTTATACACTCGTCACATCAGCTAAAGATTGGTTGAGTGAAAATTTTGGGCGTGAGGTCGTAGTTGAGGAATCTGAAGAAACTGATACAACTAAAGATGAT ATAATTGTTCCTCACGGAGAACCAGTTACTATTGATACTTTTCTTGCTTGGAGAGAACGATTTGAAGCTGAATTAGCACTAGAGCGAGCCAA TCTAATTCCAGAGTATGCACTTACAGCCCCCAAGGAGAAAAAGCTTACGGGAAGGCAGTGGTTTGAGAGTGGAAGACATACAGCG AAAGGTGTGGCTGCAGTTGCTGAAGAgtctgaggaggaggaggaggacatCGACCTTGATGATGACTTTGAAGGTGATCCTTTCTTTCCTGAAGTGTCATCT ATGATGAAGAAGATATGCTGGAGCATTATTTGGCAGAGAGGTCTGATAAATTATCAGAGGGACCCAGAAAGTAAACAGGATCACAAACATGCTATGTCTGAGTTTGGGCCTGAAATG CTTTTCAGATTTTGA
- the LOC114914306 gene encoding uncharacterized protein isoform X6, which translates to MTDYAQEQEMEIEALQAILMDDIQEIDSSESGLSRINRCFQIMLSPQDDDVDESNYTPVKLALIFSHTEKYPDEPPLLNLKSVRGIKPEDLSVLKEKLQKEVAQNLGMAMVYTLVTSAKDWLSENFGREVVVEESEETDTTKDDIIVPHGEPVTIDTFLAWRERFEAELALERAKKVWLQLLKSLRRRRRTSTLMMTLKMMKKICWSIIWQRGLINYQRDPESKQDHKHAMSEFGPEMVSPHEPAFQILINQSEFNSSHLRRNG; encoded by the exons ATGACCG ACTACGCTCAGGAGCAGGAGATGGAAATCGAAGCGCTCCAAGCCATCCTGATGGATGACATCCAAG AGATCGATTCCAGTGAGAGTGGGCTGAGCAGAATCAATCGGTGCTTCCAAATTATGCTGTCTCCACAG GATGATGATGTGGATGAGTCAAATTATACTCCAG TTAAATTGGCTTTGATATTCTCTCATACTGAAAAGTATCCAGATGAACCCCCACTTCTGAATCTTAAAAG TGTACGAGGAATTAAACCGGAAGATCTTTCAGTACTAAAAGAAAAGCTCCAGAAAGAG GTGGCTCAGAATCTTGGCATGGCAATGGTTTATACACTCGTCACATCAGCTAAAGATTGGTTGAGTGAAAATTTTGGGCGTGAGGTCGTAGTTGAGGAATCTGAAGAAACTGATACAACTAAAGATGAT ATAATTGTTCCTCACGGAGAACCAGTTACTATTGATACTTTTCTTGCTTGGAGAGAACGATTTGAAGCTGAATTAGCACTAGAGCGAGCCAA AAAGGTGTGGCTGCAGTTGCTGAAGAgtctgaggaggaggaggaggacatCGACCTTGATGATGACTTTGAAG ATGATGAAGAAGATATGCTGGAGCATTATTTGGCAGAGAGGTCTGATAAATTATCAGAGGGACCCAGAAAGTAAACAGGATCACAAACATGCTATGTCTGAGTTTGGGCCTGAAATG GTTTCCCCACATGAACCAGCTTTTCAGATTTTGATCAACCAGAGTGAGTTCAATTCCAGTCATCTTAGAAGGAACGGGTAG
- the LOC114914306 gene encoding uncharacterized protein isoform X4, giving the protein MTDYAQEQEMEIEALQAILMDDIQEIDSSESGLSRINRCFQIMLSPQDDDVDESNYTPVKLALIFSHTEKYPDEPPLLNLKSVRGIKPEDLSVLKEKLQKEVAQNLGMAMVYTLVTSAKDWLSENFGREVVVEESEETDTTKDDIIVPHGEPVTIDTFLAWRERFEAELALERANLIPEYALTAPKEKKLTGRQWFESGRHTAKGVAAVAEESEEEEEDIDLDDDFEGDPFFPEVSSMMKKICWSIIWQRGLINYQRDPESKQDHKHAMSEFGPEMLRFPHMNQLFRF; this is encoded by the exons ATGACCG ACTACGCTCAGGAGCAGGAGATGGAAATCGAAGCGCTCCAAGCCATCCTGATGGATGACATCCAAG AGATCGATTCCAGTGAGAGTGGGCTGAGCAGAATCAATCGGTGCTTCCAAATTATGCTGTCTCCACAG GATGATGATGTGGATGAGTCAAATTATACTCCAG TTAAATTGGCTTTGATATTCTCTCATACTGAAAAGTATCCAGATGAACCCCCACTTCTGAATCTTAAAAG TGTACGAGGAATTAAACCGGAAGATCTTTCAGTACTAAAAGAAAAGCTCCAGAAAGAG GTGGCTCAGAATCTTGGCATGGCAATGGTTTATACACTCGTCACATCAGCTAAAGATTGGTTGAGTGAAAATTTTGGGCGTGAGGTCGTAGTTGAGGAATCTGAAGAAACTGATACAACTAAAGATGAT ATAATTGTTCCTCACGGAGAACCAGTTACTATTGATACTTTTCTTGCTTGGAGAGAACGATTTGAAGCTGAATTAGCACTAGAGCGAGCCAA TCTAATTCCAGAGTATGCACTTACAGCCCCCAAGGAGAAAAAGCTTACGGGAAGGCAGTGGTTTGAGAGTGGAAGACATACAGCG AAAGGTGTGGCTGCAGTTGCTGAAGAgtctgaggaggaggaggaggacatCGACCTTGATGATGACTTTGAAGGTGATCCTTTCTTTCCTGAAGTGTCATCT ATGATGAAGAAGATATGCTGGAGCATTATTTGGCAGAGAGGTCTGATAAATTATCAGAGGGACCCAGAAAGTAAACAGGATCACAAACATGCTATGTCTGAGTTTGGGCCTGAAATG CTAAGGTTTCCCCACATGAACCAGCTTTTCAGATTTTGA
- the LOC114914306 gene encoding retrovirus-related Pol polyprotein from transposon TNT 1-94 isoform X1 yields the protein MSGMKSLFREINESVKQTMKFGNDKEIQIEGKGIVAVKTKSGTERLIHDVHYVPNLAHNLLSVGQLIQRGYLVLFHGDICEIRNMKSGMSPIKVHLTENRMFPLELSCIDNYALVTSMKNDSWLWHFMYGYLHFNGLKLLSQKNMVKGLPSTTCVDDICEGCIYGKQHKLSFPVRKSWRAKKLLELIHADICGPMNTPSWNKSRYFLLFIDDYSRMCWMYFLIQKSEAIEKFQKFKAIVEKESEHMIKILRTDRGGEFLCNDFDSFCKKNGIRRQLTVRHTSEQNGVAERKNRTVVEMARSMLQGKMLPNVLWAEAVATSVHLLNISPTKAVRNMTLFEAWYQRKPEMSNLRVFGCIVYAHISFENRSKLDQKSERCISIRYSSESKDYRLYNPLTKKLIIR from the coding sequence ATGTCTGGAATGAAAAGCCTTTTCCGTGAGATTAATGAATCTGTCAAGCAAACCATGAAATTTGGTAATGACAAAGAAATTCAAATTGAAGGCAAAGGGATTGTTGCTGTAAAAACTAAATCAGGTACTGAAAGACTTATTCATGATGTTCACTATGTACCTAATTTAGCTCATAATCTATTGAGTGTTGGTCAATTGATTCAAAGAGGATATCTAGTTTTGTTTCATGGTGATATATGTGAAATTAGAAATATGAAATCTGGCATGTCACCTATCAAAGTTCACCTGACAGAAAATCGAATGTTTCCTCTTGAGCTTTCATGCATAGATAATTATGCACTTGTCACTAGCATGAAAAAtgattcatggctttggcatttcaTGTATGGTTACTTGCATTTTAATGGGCTGAAATTGCTTAGTCAAAAAAATATGGTAAAAGGCTTACCTTCCACTACTTGTGTTGATGATATTTGTGAAGGATGTATATATGGAAAGCAACATAAGCTTTCTTTTCCTGTTAGAAAGTCTTGGAGAGCTAAGAAGCTTCTAGAATTGATCCACGCTGATATTTGTGGTCCAATGAATACTCCATCATGGAACAAAAGTAGATACTTCTTGTTGTTTATTGATGACTACTCTAGAATGTGCTGGATGTACTTTCTAATCCAAAAATCAGAGGCAATTGAAAAGTTTCAGAAATTCAAAGCTATTGTTGAGAAAGAGAGTGAGCATATGATAAAAATTCTTAGAACTGATAGAGGGGGAGAGTTTTTATGTAATGACTTTGACTCCTTTTGCAAGAAAAATGGAATTCGTAGGCAGCTCACTGTGCGGCATACTTCAGAACAGAACGGTGTGGCTGAGAGAAAGAATAGAACAGTGGTAGAGATGGCTCGGAGCATGCTACAAGGCAAGATGCTGCCAAATGTACTTTGGGCTGAAGCAGTGGCAACATCAGTCCATCTTCTCAACATATCTCCAACAAAGGCAGTGAGGAACATGACTCTCTTTGAAGCTTGGTACCAAAGAAAGCCTGAGATGAGTAATTTAAGGGTGTTTGGTTGTATTGTTTATGCACATATTAGTTTTGAAAATCGAAGTAAATTGGATCAGAAAAGTGAAAGATGCATCTCTATTAGATATAGCAGTGAAAGTAAAGATTATAGATTATATAATCCTTTGACAAAGAAGCTAATCATTCGTTGa
- the LOC114914306 gene encoding retrovirus-related Pol polyprotein from transposon TNT 1-94 isoform X2 yields the protein MNRESIGHLKKNIEHAFQSKVEITNKSQNGEGTSQQRNAEKGGYHGRGRGRGRSYWNHEKADNSDKAKSNYKGKQCRFYHKYGHIEESCWKKAKQQANFVEEQEQEGCIYGKQHKLSFPVRKSWRAKKLLELIHADICGPMNTPSWNKSRYFLLFIDDYSRMCWMYFLIQKSEAIEKFQKFKAIVEKESEHMIKILRTDRGGEFLCNDFDSFCKKNGIRRQLTVRHTSEQNGVAERKNRTVVEMARSMLQGKMLPNVLWAEAVATSVHLLNISPTKAVRNMTLFEAWYQRKPEMSNLRVFGCIVYAHISFENRSKLDQKSERCISIRYSSESKDYRLYNPLTKKLIIR from the exons ATGAACAGAGAATCAATAGGTcatctgaaaaaaaatattgagcATGCATTTCAGTCCAAAGTAGAAATTACTAACAAATCTCAGAATGGTGAAGGAACTTCACAACAAAGAAATGCAGAAAAAGGTGGCTATCATGGTCGAGGCCGAGGAAGAGGAAGGTCATATTGGAACCATGAAAAAGCTGATAACAGTGACAAAGCAAAATCCAATTACAAAGGGAAGCAATGccgtttttatcacaaatatggcCACATTGAAGAAAGCTGTTGGAAAAAGGCAAAACAACAAGCAAATTTTGTTGAAGAACAGGAGCAAGAAG GATGTATATATGGAAAGCAACATAAGCTTTCTTTTCCTGTTAGAAAGTCTTGGAGAGCTAAGAAGCTTCTAGAATTGATCCACGCTGATATTTGTGGTCCAATGAATACTCCATCATGGAACAAAAGTAGATACTTCTTGTTGTTTATTGATGACTACTCTAGAATGTGCTGGATGTACTTTCTAATCCAAAAATCAGAGGCAATTGAAAAGTTTCAGAAATTCAAAGCTATTGTTGAGAAAGAGAGTGAGCATATGATAAAAATTCTTAGAACTGATAGAGGGGGAGAGTTTTTATGTAATGACTTTGACTCCTTTTGCAAGAAAAATGGAATTCGTAGGCAGCTCACTGTGCGGCATACTTCAGAACAGAACGGTGTGGCTGAGAGAAAGAATAGAACAGTGGTAGAGATGGCTCGGAGCATGCTACAAGGCAAGATGCTGCCAAATGTACTTTGGGCTGAAGCAGTGGCAACATCAGTCCATCTTCTCAACATATCTCCAACAAAGGCAGTGAGGAACATGACTCTCTTTGAAGCTTGGTACCAAAGAAAGCCTGAGATGAGTAATTTAAGGGTGTTTGGTTGTATTGTTTATGCACATATTAGTTTTGAAAATCGAAGTAAATTGGATCAGAAAAGTGAAAGATGCATCTCTATTAGATATAGCAGTGAAAGTAAAGATTATAGATTATATAATCCTTTGACAAAGAAGCTAATCATTCGTTGa
- the LOC114914306 gene encoding uncharacterized protein isoform X10, translating to MTDYAQEQEMEIEALQAILMDDIQEIDSSESGLSRINRCFQIMLSPQDDDVDESNYTPVKLALIFSHTEKYPDEPPLLNLKSVRGIKPEDLSVLKEKLQKEVAQNLGMAMVYTLVTSAKDWLSENFGREVVVEESEETDTTKDDIIVPHGEPVTIDTFLAWRERFEAELALERAKKVWLQLLKSLRRRRRTSTLMMTLKMMKKICWSIIWQRGLINYQRDPESKQDHKHAMSEFGPEMLFRF from the exons ATGACCG ACTACGCTCAGGAGCAGGAGATGGAAATCGAAGCGCTCCAAGCCATCCTGATGGATGACATCCAAG AGATCGATTCCAGTGAGAGTGGGCTGAGCAGAATCAATCGGTGCTTCCAAATTATGCTGTCTCCACAG GATGATGATGTGGATGAGTCAAATTATACTCCAG TTAAATTGGCTTTGATATTCTCTCATACTGAAAAGTATCCAGATGAACCCCCACTTCTGAATCTTAAAAG TGTACGAGGAATTAAACCGGAAGATCTTTCAGTACTAAAAGAAAAGCTCCAGAAAGAG GTGGCTCAGAATCTTGGCATGGCAATGGTTTATACACTCGTCACATCAGCTAAAGATTGGTTGAGTGAAAATTTTGGGCGTGAGGTCGTAGTTGAGGAATCTGAAGAAACTGATACAACTAAAGATGAT ATAATTGTTCCTCACGGAGAACCAGTTACTATTGATACTTTTCTTGCTTGGAGAGAACGATTTGAAGCTGAATTAGCACTAGAGCGAGCCAA AAAGGTGTGGCTGCAGTTGCTGAAGAgtctgaggaggaggaggaggacatCGACCTTGATGATGACTTTGAAG ATGATGAAGAAGATATGCTGGAGCATTATTTGGCAGAGAGGTCTGATAAATTATCAGAGGGACCCAGAAAGTAAACAGGATCACAAACATGCTATGTCTGAGTTTGGGCCTGAAATG CTTTTCAGATTTTGA
- the LOC114914306 gene encoding uncharacterized protein isoform X8 has protein sequence MTDYAQEQEMEIEALQAILMDDIQEIDSSESGLSRINRCFQIMLSPQDDDVDESNYTPVKLALIFSHTEKYPDEPPLLNLKSVRGIKPEDLSVLKEKLQKEVAQNLGMAMVYTLVTSAKDWLSENFGREVVVEESEETDTTKDDIIVPHGEPVTIDTFLAWRERFEAELALERANLIPEYALTAPKEKKLTGRQWFESGRHTAKGVAAVAEESEEEEEDIDLDDDFEDDEEDMLEHYLAERSDKLSEGPRK, from the exons ATGACCG ACTACGCTCAGGAGCAGGAGATGGAAATCGAAGCGCTCCAAGCCATCCTGATGGATGACATCCAAG AGATCGATTCCAGTGAGAGTGGGCTGAGCAGAATCAATCGGTGCTTCCAAATTATGCTGTCTCCACAG GATGATGATGTGGATGAGTCAAATTATACTCCAG TTAAATTGGCTTTGATATTCTCTCATACTGAAAAGTATCCAGATGAACCCCCACTTCTGAATCTTAAAAG TGTACGAGGAATTAAACCGGAAGATCTTTCAGTACTAAAAGAAAAGCTCCAGAAAGAG GTGGCTCAGAATCTTGGCATGGCAATGGTTTATACACTCGTCACATCAGCTAAAGATTGGTTGAGTGAAAATTTTGGGCGTGAGGTCGTAGTTGAGGAATCTGAAGAAACTGATACAACTAAAGATGAT ATAATTGTTCCTCACGGAGAACCAGTTACTATTGATACTTTTCTTGCTTGGAGAGAACGATTTGAAGCTGAATTAGCACTAGAGCGAGCCAA TCTAATTCCAGAGTATGCACTTACAGCCCCCAAGGAGAAAAAGCTTACGGGAAGGCAGTGGTTTGAGAGTGGAAGACATACAGCG AAAGGTGTGGCTGCAGTTGCTGAAGAgtctgaggaggaggaggaggacatCGACCTTGATGATGACTTTGAAG ATGATGAAGAAGATATGCTGGAGCATTATTTGGCAGAGAGGTCTGATAAATTATCAGAGGGACCCAGAAAGTAA